One Calditrichota bacterium DNA segment encodes these proteins:
- a CDS encoding response regulator has protein sequence MSEKPRILIVEDEAIVARDVEGMLRDLGYQVVGIAATGEQAIDKAKATQPDLVLMDIKLRGAIDGVQAAEEIVTSVGVPVIFVTANSDDLTLQRAKITTPFGYVLKPFEPRELHIAIEIALYRHAAERELARVHKQNEELLAAVPSVLIGVDAEGRVVHWNKQAEAVFAIPAAQAVGQRFRDCPLRWSWSAIEEQIALCLESRTTVSLKEFRYQRPDEREGFLNVTISPYHTRGGGPTGFLVAAEEVTEHKILQQQLLQAQKLESIGQLAAGIAHEINTPTQFIGDNTRFLRDSFAGLLSLMHKYRELKEAARQVEACQELASSIDALEREVDLDYLAGEIPLAIDQTLEGVERVAHIVQAMRAFSHPGGPGKTAVDLNKAIETTVTVARNEWKYVAELELALDQSLPQIQGLPNELNQVILNILLNATHAIKDVVGARPERKGKITISTQRSNGWVEMRISDTGPGIPAAIRHRIFDPFFTTKPVGTGTGQGLAIAHCVVVEKHKGSISFETEEGKGTTFIVRLPINGDQREESDEEAHSVCGR, from the coding sequence ATGAGTGAGAAGCCTCGCATCTTGATCGTGGAAGACGAGGCGATCGTCGCCCGGGACGTGGAGGGCATGCTGCGCGATCTGGGCTACCAGGTGGTAGGTATCGCTGCCACCGGGGAGCAGGCCATCGATAAGGCCAAAGCCACGCAGCCAGACTTGGTGCTGATGGACATCAAGCTGCGCGGTGCGATCGATGGTGTCCAGGCTGCTGAGGAGATTGTCACCTCGGTGGGGGTGCCGGTTATCTTTGTCACTGCCAATTCCGACGACCTCACCCTGCAACGGGCAAAGATTACGACCCCCTTTGGCTACGTGCTGAAGCCGTTCGAGCCACGGGAGCTCCACATCGCCATCGAGATTGCCTTGTACCGGCATGCGGCGGAGCGGGAACTTGCCAGGGTCCACAAGCAGAACGAAGAACTTTTGGCAGCAGTGCCCTCGGTGCTCATCGGTGTCGATGCCGAAGGCCGGGTAGTGCACTGGAACAAGCAAGCCGAAGCGGTGTTTGCAATCCCTGCGGCGCAGGCCGTGGGACAACGTTTTCGGGACTGTCCGTTGCGTTGGTCATGGTCAGCCATAGAGGAGCAGATTGCCCTTTGCCTCGAAAGCAGAACCACCGTGTCCCTGAAGGAATTTCGCTACCAGCGTCCAGACGAGCGCGAAGGGTTTTTGAACGTGACCATCAGCCCCTACCACACGCGCGGCGGCGGGCCGACCGGGTTCTTGGTAGCGGCCGAGGAGGTCACCGAGCACAAGATCCTGCAGCAGCAGCTGCTGCAGGCGCAAAAATTGGAGTCAATAGGCCAGTTAGCCGCAGGTATTGCGCACGAGATCAATACGCCCACCCAGTTCATCGGCGACAATACCCGTTTCCTGCGTGACTCCTTTGCCGGCCTTCTGAGCCTGATGCACAAGTATCGAGAGCTGAAAGAGGCGGCGCGGCAGGTGGAGGCGTGCCAGGAGCTGGCGTCCAGCATTGACGCGTTGGAAAGAGAGGTCGACCTCGATTACCTGGCGGGTGAAATCCCCTTGGCCATTGACCAGACGCTCGAGGGGGTGGAGCGGGTGGCGCACATCGTGCAGGCCATGCGCGCCTTCTCCCATCCCGGTGGGCCGGGGAAGACGGCAGTGGACTTGAACAAGGCCATCGAGACCACGGTGACGGTGGCCCGCAACGAGTGGAAGTACGTGGCAGAGCTGGAGCTGGCCTTGGACCAGAGCCTGCCACAAATCCAGGGTTTGCCAAACGAGCTCAATCAGGTCATTCTCAACATTCTGCTCAATGCGACCCACGCCATCAAGGACGTGGTGGGCGCGCGGCCGGAGCGCAAGGGGAAAATCACCATCAGCACGCAGCGCAGCAACGGCTGGGTGGAGATGCGCATCAGCGACACAGGGCCGGGCATCCCTGCGGCCATCCGTCATCGCATCTTCGACCCGTTCTTCACGACCAAGCCCGTGGGCACCGGCACAGGCCAGGGTTTGGCAATCGCCCACTGCGTGGTCGTCGAAAAGCACAAAGGTTCCATCAGCTTCGAAACCGAGGAGGGCAAGGGGACGACCTTCATCGTACGCTTGCCTATCAATGGGGACCAGCGGGAAGAGAGCGATGAAGAGGCGCATTCTGTTTGTGGACGATGA
- a CDS encoding response regulator: MDDKAKILVVEDEQIVALDMKGMLQRLGYVVTGLAATGEQAIDKAGLTRPDLVLMDIKLRGEMDGVQAAQEIKARYGIPVIYLTANTDPETYERAMATGPVGYLQKPFELEVLAAALAKALQATTAGASAGSPSADACKDECVQEIPVTEGGGKA, translated from the coding sequence ATGGACGACAAAGCGAAAATACTCGTGGTCGAGGATGAACAGATCGTGGCGCTGGACATGAAAGGGATGTTGCAGCGCCTGGGGTATGTGGTGACCGGGCTCGCTGCCACGGGCGAGCAGGCCATCGACAAGGCGGGCCTGACCAGGCCGGACTTGGTGTTGATGGACATCAAGCTGCGCGGGGAAATGGACGGTGTGCAGGCTGCCCAGGAGATTAAGGCGCGCTACGGCATCCCGGTAATCTATCTCACTGCCAATACCGACCCGGAGACCTATGAGCGCGCCATGGCCACCGGGCCTGTCGGCTACCTGCAGAAGCCGTTCGAGCTCGAAGTGCTGGCGGCTGCGCTTGCTAAGGCCCTGCAGGCGACAACCGCTGGCGCATCGGCCGGCTCTCCCAGTGCGGACGCGTGCAAAGATGAGTGCGTGCAGGAGATTCCCGTGACCGAGGGTGGAGGGAAAGCATGA
- a CDS encoding HDOD domain-containing protein, whose translation MKRRILFVDDEPKVLQGLQRLLHPMRAEWEMRFVTSGEEALAVLQAEPFDVVVTDMRMPGIDGAELLERVRQMQPQTVRIVLSGYSDRETVLRSVGTAHQYLAKPCDSELLRRVIRRACGLRRVLAEERLTRLVANMTTLPSLPTLYQRVLAELQAPGGSIHTVGELVAKDVGMTAKVLQLVNSAYFGLQQSIGDPVQATIYLGMETVRALVLAVGVFAQLEQCKMAGLSLQSVEEHSMRVCAVARHLALRWGGDSRFVNEALMAGMLHDAGKLVLAANFPSEYEKAVKAAKERGLSLQRAEEEHFGAGHAQVGAYLLGLWGLPDPVVEALAYHHAPQRCEGSQLSPLAAVHIANVLDRARELGNAEDHEELDQEYLARLGLRCTLPEWQELCTAPDSQGVAP comes from the coding sequence ATGAAGAGGCGCATTCTGTTTGTGGACGATGAGCCGAAGGTGCTGCAAGGGCTGCAGCGCCTACTGCATCCCATGCGCGCGGAATGGGAGATGCGCTTTGTGACCAGCGGCGAGGAGGCGCTTGCCGTTCTGCAGGCTGAGCCGTTCGACGTGGTGGTCACCGACATGCGCATGCCCGGCATCGACGGGGCCGAACTCTTGGAGCGCGTGCGGCAGATGCAGCCCCAGACGGTGCGCATCGTGCTGTCCGGCTACTCCGACCGCGAGACCGTGTTGCGCTCCGTGGGGACCGCGCACCAATACCTGGCCAAGCCCTGCGACTCGGAGTTGCTCCGCAGAGTCATCAGGCGGGCGTGCGGCCTGCGGCGGGTGCTCGCCGAAGAACGACTCACCAGATTGGTGGCGAACATGACTACCCTGCCGAGTCTGCCGACACTCTACCAAAGGGTGTTGGCAGAGCTGCAGGCCCCGGGCGGCTCCATTCACACCGTAGGCGAATTGGTCGCCAAGGATGTCGGGATGACGGCCAAGGTGTTGCAACTGGTCAACTCGGCCTATTTTGGCCTGCAGCAATCCATTGGTGACCCAGTGCAGGCGACGATTTACCTGGGAATGGAAACGGTGCGCGCGCTTGTGCTGGCCGTGGGGGTCTTTGCGCAACTGGAGCAGTGCAAGATGGCGGGCCTCAGTTTGCAGTCCGTGGAGGAGCACAGCATGCGCGTGTGCGCCGTGGCGCGGCACCTCGCCCTGCGCTGGGGTGGCGACTCCCGCTTCGTGAACGAGGCGCTCATGGCGGGAATGTTGCACGATGCCGGCAAGCTGGTCCTTGCGGCCAATTTCCCCAGCGAGTATGAGAAGGCGGTGAAGGCCGCCAAAGAACGGGGCCTCAGTCTGCAGCGCGCCGAAGAGGAGCACTTTGGCGCCGGCCACGCGCAGGTGGGAGCCTATCTCCTCGGGCTGTGGGGCCTCCCCGACCCGGTGGTGGAAGCGTTGGCCTATCATCATGCGCCGCAGCGCTGCGAAGGCAGCCAGCTCAGCCCTCTTGCCGCAGTGCACATCGCCAACGTCCTGGACCGTGCGCGTGAGTTGGGAAATGCGGAGGATCACGAGGAGCTTGACCAGGAGTACTTGGCCAGACTTGGCCTGAGGTGCACCCTGCCTGAATGGCAGGAACTGTGCACCGCACCGGACAGCCAGGGAGTTGCGCCATGA
- a CDS encoding response regulator, giving the protein MERRRILLVEDDPADEALTMRALRRSSVPCEVKIVRDGAEALDYLLCQGHYEGQTLEALPDLVLLDLRLPKIDGLEVLRRIRSHERTKDLKVVVLTASEAEQDLVQAYGLGATSYLRKAVRQLGLAWLLNSETAGPQGQRH; this is encoded by the coding sequence ATGGAGAGACGGCGAATACTGCTTGTGGAGGACGATCCGGCAGACGAGGCGCTGACCATGCGCGCCTTGCGCCGGAGCAGTGTGCCCTGTGAGGTCAAGATTGTCCGGGACGGGGCAGAGGCCTTGGACTATCTCCTTTGCCAGGGCCACTACGAGGGACAGACGCTTGAGGCCTTGCCGGACCTGGTCCTCTTGGACCTCAGGCTCCCGAAGATCGATGGCCTGGAGGTCCTGCGACGCATCCGCAGCCACGAGCGCACCAAGGACCTGAAGGTGGTAGTGCTCACTGCTTCTGAGGCTGAACAGGACTTGGTGCAGGCATACGGCTTGGGCGCGACAAGCTATCTGCGCAAGGCGGTGCGGCAGTTGGGTTTGGCGTGGCTTCTCAATAGCGAAACCGCCGGCCCACAGGGCCAACGTCACTGA
- a CDS encoding PAS domain S-box protein, with the protein MSDPEAGMLCQAGLVPDLVGGGDVTSDRRRWDRAVLLLVVAGLGMAAHILLGRSSRARTLELQRLNLQLTKEIAERQSAERKLREAHEELERRVAERTAELIAANAVLRCEIQERQKVEQALKERLAFEDLIAKLATDLVRLRADEMREGITAALAAVGSFTGVDRAYVFVFSDGGTTMSCTHEWVAEGISAEIDNLQALPVEAFPWWMSRLRAMQNIYIPCVASLPEEAAAEKEILQAQSIQSLIAVPMVSGGELIGFVGFDSVRSQRSWPESYFVLLRVLGEILGNAIARKRAKDQLRRTEERFRAIVEGTQAFLMNVDLRGRITYANEAAVRALGFTSQEELLGQRYLRFVHPDDRPRVAQAYKQQVLTRQRSLFLEFRTVDKHGQVRWFSFMTNPMIEGDEVVGQNGVAQDITARKMAEETLAASLREKEMLLKEIHHRVKNNMQVVCSLLNLQCDRVTSPEAAQALRDSQNRVKSMALIHEKLYRSASLSRIDFGEYLQSLVSGLVRSYATNGRVGTELAVEKVELGVDQAIPCGLIVNELVSNALKHAFPEQQEGMIRVRFQREDGRCLLAVADNGVGFPSALDFRATNSLGMQLVTTLVDQLEGEIQLLRDGPGTHFSISFPAP; encoded by the coding sequence TTGTCGGACCCCGAGGCGGGGATGCTGTGCCAGGCAGGGTTGGTCCCTGACTTAGTCGGCGGTGGGGACGTTACTTCAGACCGGAGGCGGTGGGACAGAGCGGTGCTGCTCTTGGTCGTGGCCGGGCTGGGGATGGCAGCCCACATCCTCCTTGGCCGCTCCTCGCGCGCCAGGACCCTTGAGCTGCAGCGCCTGAATTTGCAACTGACCAAGGAGATCGCCGAGCGCCAGAGTGCCGAGCGCAAGTTGCGAGAGGCCCACGAGGAGTTGGAAAGACGGGTGGCCGAACGCACGGCAGAACTGATTGCAGCCAATGCCGTGTTGCGATGCGAGATCCAGGAGCGACAAAAGGTCGAACAGGCCCTGAAGGAGCGGCTGGCATTCGAAGACCTCATCGCCAAGCTGGCGACCGATTTGGTGCGGCTGCGCGCTGATGAGATGCGGGAGGGGATCACCGCAGCGCTGGCGGCCGTCGGCTCCTTCACCGGCGTTGACCGCGCTTATGTGTTCGTCTTTTCGGATGGTGGCACCACCATGAGCTGCACCCATGAGTGGGTCGCCGAAGGGATAAGCGCCGAGATCGATAACCTGCAGGCGCTCCCCGTCGAGGCCTTTCCATGGTGGATGAGCAGGCTGCGTGCCATGCAGAACATCTACATCCCGTGTGTGGCCTCCCTCCCGGAAGAGGCGGCCGCAGAAAAGGAAATCCTCCAGGCCCAGAGCATCCAGAGCCTCATCGCGGTGCCCATGGTTTCCGGGGGCGAACTCATTGGCTTCGTTGGTTTCGACTCTGTGCGTTCGCAGCGCTCATGGCCAGAGTCTTATTTTGTCCTCCTCCGCGTGCTGGGCGAGATATTGGGCAACGCTATTGCCAGGAAGCGCGCCAAGGACCAGCTCCGGCGCACCGAGGAACGCTTCCGGGCCATCGTGGAAGGAACCCAAGCCTTCCTGATGAACGTCGACTTGCGCGGGCGGATTACCTATGCCAATGAGGCAGCAGTGCGCGCCTTGGGCTTCACCAGCCAAGAGGAGTTGCTCGGACAGCGCTACCTACGCTTCGTCCACCCGGATGACCGGCCACGCGTCGCCCAGGCTTACAAGCAGCAAGTCCTCACCAGGCAGAGGTCTCTATTCCTCGAGTTTCGCACTGTCGACAAGCACGGCCAGGTGCGCTGGTTCAGTTTCATGACCAACCCGATGATTGAAGGCGATGAAGTTGTGGGACAGAACGGCGTTGCCCAGGACATCACGGCGCGCAAGATGGCCGAGGAGACGCTGGCGGCCTCGCTGCGCGAAAAGGAGATGCTCCTCAAGGAGATCCACCACCGCGTGAAGAACAATATGCAGGTGGTTTGTAGCCTGCTCAACCTGCAATGCGATCGGGTTACCTCGCCGGAGGCTGCGCAGGCCCTGCGCGACAGCCAGAACCGCGTCAAGTCCATGGCCCTCATTCACGAGAAGCTGTACCGCTCGGCGAGCCTGTCCCGCATCGACTTTGGCGAATACCTGCAAAGCTTGGTGAGCGGCTTGGTGCGCTCCTACGCCACCAATGGCCGGGTGGGCACCGAACTCGCCGTGGAGAAGGTCGAGCTGGGCGTAGACCAGGCGATCCCCTGTGGGCTCATTGTCAACGAGCTGGTGAGTAACGCTCTCAAGCATGCCTTCCCTGAGCAGCAGGAAGGGATGATCCGCGTACGTTTCCAGCGGGAAGACGGCAGGTGCCTGCTGGCCGTTGCCGACAACGGCGTTGGCTTCCCCTCTGCACTTGACTTCCGTGCGACGAATTCCCTGGGCATGCAACTGGTGACCACCCTCGTGGACCAGCTCGAGGGGGAAATCCAGCTCTTGAGGGACGGCCCGGGCACCCATTTCAGCATCAGTTTTCCTGCGCCGTAG
- a CDS encoding PAS domain S-box protein yields the protein MEQREKILIVEDESLVAADLARLLEKLGYQVTGRVASGKAALASVEQERPDLVLMDIGLRGELDGIQTAEQLARCYGIPVVFLTAHSDDATLERAKQAQPFGFVLKPFDEREVRATVEMALHRHQLEQVLHDREQRLAAIIEGMNEGLLYCDGQGLVRFANRRFCAMVGYELEELVGANGVGLFVPEQERGAAQTWIDACLHGDLAEHETPLQRKNGERFWARCTWAPLHDPQGKVMGTVALVADITDQRRAMTLLSLLYRISNAATRAASLQELFREIHSALVEAVDTTNFFVGLYDAEKDEVTFPYWVDERGSYAKPLSLSEGDSLCARVIHGRCPLLVRGPELDELVGSGQLTLRGSRPEVWLGVPLVEGEEVIGLIAVQSYRDPHLYSERDVELLEVVSNQIAGAIRRKRAEEELRRSEEKYRLLVENVNDAIVISQDDRFVFFNSQFARLLGYEPHELMNKDYRDVYTERGVALLMERQRRRRAGEEVPSRYETAFRRKDGTEVEVEANVTIITYQGRLATFAVIRDITERKQAQAALERRALQLQTAAEVARAATSILDPDELVAEVVNLVRERFALNYVGLYLLDESGQWAVLRAGTGPRGQQMVERGYRIPLRGKSMIGWCITNAQVRVAQRVEDDPLHLQNPFLPETRSEVALPLIARGQVLGAMTIQSAQEAAFSDEDIAALRIIADHVATALVNARLYKALADEQALMRALMDSIPDNIYFKDSQSRFIRVSKSLVAKFGLDDEAQVLGKSDFDFFSEEHARAAYEDEQKIIRTGEPILGIEEKETWPDGSVTWVRTSKLPLRDSEGRIIGTFGISADITARKRAEQALAEERNLLRTLIDSLPDSIYAKDAELRFTLNNAAHLHALGAQSQAEALGKTDFDFRPPELAERYAAEDHAVLESGQATVNREEETVLPNGEPGWLLCTKVPLLDAEGKTVGLVGISRDITAQKKAQMALQASLREKEVLLKEIHHRVKNNMQVISSMLRLQSNNIEDPKTLELFNESQNRVRSMALIHEQLYRSNDLSRIDFATYVRTLTGQVARSYESNVNISLVVEAEGISLGVDAGIPCGLIINELVSNAFKHAFRGRDSGTIQVRMYREDDKIVLRVRDDGVGFPKEVDFRNTESLGMQLVTTLTDQLDGTIELVSEGQGTEFVITFPDSR from the coding sequence ATGGAACAGAGAGAGAAAATCCTCATTGTTGAGGACGAGAGCCTGGTGGCCGCCGACTTGGCGCGGCTCCTGGAAAAGCTCGGTTACCAAGTCACCGGCCGGGTCGCGTCCGGAAAGGCGGCACTTGCGTCCGTAGAACAGGAGCGCCCGGACCTTGTCCTCATGGACATCGGTCTGAGGGGCGAGCTGGACGGCATCCAGACGGCCGAGCAGCTCGCCAGGTGCTACGGCATACCGGTGGTCTTTCTCACCGCCCATTCGGACGACGCGACGCTTGAACGAGCCAAGCAGGCGCAGCCTTTTGGCTTCGTGCTCAAACCTTTTGACGAGCGCGAGGTGCGCGCCACCGTGGAAATGGCGCTCCATCGCCACCAATTGGAGCAGGTCCTGCACGATCGCGAGCAGCGCCTGGCGGCCATCATCGAGGGAATGAACGAGGGGTTGCTCTACTGCGACGGACAGGGGCTGGTTCGTTTCGCCAATCGACGTTTCTGCGCGATGGTCGGCTACGAGCTCGAGGAGTTAGTCGGGGCGAATGGTGTCGGTCTGTTTGTTCCTGAGCAGGAGCGGGGCGCGGCGCAGACGTGGATAGATGCCTGCCTGCATGGGGATTTGGCGGAGCACGAGACCCCACTGCAGAGGAAAAACGGCGAGCGGTTCTGGGCACGCTGCACTTGGGCTCCGCTCCACGACCCACAGGGCAAGGTGATGGGCACCGTGGCCTTGGTTGCCGACATCACCGATCAGCGGCGGGCCATGACCCTGCTCTCCTTGCTTTACCGGATCTCCAATGCCGCCACACGCGCGGCCAGTTTGCAAGAGCTCTTTCGGGAAATCCACAGCGCTTTAGTAGAAGCGGTGGATACGACCAACTTCTTCGTCGGCCTTTATGATGCCGAGAAGGATGAAGTCACCTTCCCGTACTGGGTGGACGAGAGAGGTAGCTACGCAAAACCACTTTCGCTTTCTGAAGGCGACTCGCTCTGCGCGCGGGTGATTCACGGGCGCTGCCCGCTGTTAGTGAGGGGGCCAGAGCTTGACGAGCTGGTGGGCAGTGGCCAGCTCACGCTCAGGGGCAGCAGACCCGAGGTCTGGTTGGGGGTGCCGCTCGTGGAGGGAGAGGAAGTCATCGGCTTGATTGCCGTGCAGAGCTACCGGGATCCCCACCTTTACAGCGAGCGCGACGTCGAGCTGCTGGAAGTGGTTTCCAACCAGATCGCCGGGGCCATTCGGCGCAAGCGCGCGGAAGAGGAACTCCGACGCAGCGAGGAGAAGTACCGCCTCCTGGTGGAAAACGTCAACGATGCCATCGTCATCAGCCAAGATGACCGATTTGTCTTCTTCAATTCGCAGTTTGCCCGCCTGCTGGGTTACGAACCGCACGAGCTGATGAACAAGGACTACCGCGACGTCTACACCGAGCGAGGGGTGGCCTTGCTCATGGAGCGGCAGCGTCGCCGGCGCGCCGGAGAGGAGGTCCCCAGTCGCTATGAAACCGCCTTCCGCCGCAAAGACGGCACCGAGGTGGAGGTGGAGGCCAACGTCACCATCATCACCTATCAGGGGCGGCTGGCGACCTTTGCGGTCATTCGCGACATCACCGAGCGCAAGCAGGCACAAGCCGCGTTGGAGCGCCGCGCCCTGCAGTTGCAGACCGCCGCGGAGGTGGCACGCGCCGCCACCAGCATCCTCGACCCCGACGAGCTCGTTGCGGAAGTGGTCAACCTGGTCCGCGAACGCTTTGCCCTCAACTACGTGGGCCTGTACTTGCTGGACGAGAGCGGTCAGTGGGCGGTGCTGCGCGCCGGTACCGGGCCACGAGGGCAGCAGATGGTGGAGCGGGGCTACAGAATACCCCTGCGCGGCAAGTCGATGATCGGCTGGTGCATCACCAACGCCCAAGTGCGCGTGGCGCAGCGCGTGGAGGACGACCCGCTCCATCTGCAGAACCCATTTCTGCCGGAAACGCGTTCGGAGGTCGCGCTGCCCTTGATCGCCCGCGGTCAAGTCCTCGGCGCCATGACCATCCAGAGCGCCCAGGAAGCGGCCTTCTCGGATGAAGACATCGCAGCCTTGCGTATCATCGCAGACCATGTCGCCACCGCGCTCGTCAATGCGCGGCTGTACAAGGCCTTGGCCGATGAGCAGGCGTTGATGCGAGCGCTCATGGATTCGATCCCCGACAACATCTACTTCAAAGATTCGCAGAGCCGGTTCATCCGGGTGAGTAAGTCGCTCGTGGCAAAGTTTGGCCTCGACGACGAGGCGCAGGTGTTAGGCAAGAGTGACTTTGACTTTTTCAGCGAGGAGCATGCGCGCGCCGCATACGAGGATGAGCAGAAAATCATCCGCACTGGTGAACCCATCCTGGGCATAGAGGAAAAGGAGACCTGGCCGGATGGCTCAGTGACCTGGGTGCGTACGTCCAAACTGCCGCTTCGCGACAGCGAAGGACGTATCATCGGCACGTTTGGCATTTCCGCGGACATTACGGCGCGCAAGCGGGCAGAGCAGGCGCTGGCCGAGGAGCGCAATCTGCTGCGCACGCTCATCGACAGCCTCCCCGATAGCATCTACGCCAAGGACGCGGAGTTGCGCTTTACCCTGAACAATGCTGCGCACCTCCATGCCCTAGGCGCGCAGTCGCAGGCAGAAGCACTGGGCAAGACGGACTTTGACTTTCGCCCGCCCGAGTTAGCGGAGCGCTATGCAGCAGAAGACCACGCCGTCTTGGAATCCGGACAGGCGACCGTCAACAGGGAAGAGGAGACGGTGCTTCCGAACGGCGAGCCGGGGTGGCTGCTCTGCACCAAGGTACCCCTGCTTGATGCCGAAGGAAAGACGGTCGGGCTGGTGGGCATAAGCCGCGACATTACCGCCCAGAAAAAGGCCCAGATGGCCCTGCAAGCCTCTCTGCGCGAGAAAGAGGTGCTGCTCAAGGAGATCCACCACCGCGTCAAGAACAACATGCAGGTCATCTCTTCCATGCTGCGCCTGCAGTCCAACAACATCGAAGACCCCAAGACTTTGGAGCTCTTCAACGAAAGCCAGAATCGCGTGCGCTCCATGGCCCTCATTCACGAACAGCTGTACCGTTCGAATGATCTGTCGCGCATTGACTTTGCTACCTATGTGCGCACGCTCACCGGCCAGGTGGCGCGTTCCTACGAGAGCAATGTCAACATCAGCCTGGTGGTGGAGGCGGAAGGCATCTCCCTTGGGGTGGACGCTGGCATCCCCTGCGGGTTGATCATCAACGAGCTGGTGTCCAATGCCTTCAAGCACGCCTTCCGCGGACGCGACTCCGGCACCATTCAGGTGCGCATGTACCGCGAGGATGACAAGATCGTGTTGCGCGTGCGAGACGACGGCGTGGGCTTTCCCAAGGAGGTGGACTTTCGCAACACCGAGTCGTTGGGCATGCAGTTAGTCACCACGCTCACCGATCAGCTGGACGGAACGATCGAGCTGGTGAGCGAAGGGCAGGGCACCGAGTTCGTCATCACCTTCCCGGACTCGCGCTGA
- a CDS encoding response regulator yields the protein MNERILCVDDDANILAGYQRILHARFALDTARGGKEALVKFERDGPYAVVVSDLRMPDMDGIAVLSKVREMSPDTVRIVLTGYADIQMAMAAVNEGSVFRFLTKPCPPEHLAKALQAALQQYHLQRAERELLELTLRGVVDVLSEVLAMVNPLAFSQSTRLKRVVRHIAQSLGLQDQWQYEVAASLSQIGCLVLPQDLLEKVYADLPLSEEEREMYASRTMVAQKLLRAIPRLEKVTAMIARQDERFPKCKELAELLSSEPEVVGAQMIKVALAFDNRLLAGASHEQAIGALAMQDEDYQPLLVATLFSMPSLRVEMEEVFVRVRDLNTTMVLAEDVFTRNGLLLAKDGQEVSLALLHRLQNFAKRIGVREPIRVLVPKVKEEVTVDRAERQGYGA from the coding sequence ATGAACGAGCGCATCCTGTGCGTCGATGATGACGCGAACATCCTCGCCGGGTATCAGCGCATTCTCCATGCTCGCTTCGCGCTGGACACCGCACGGGGTGGCAAAGAAGCCCTTGTCAAGTTTGAGCGGGACGGGCCTTACGCCGTGGTCGTGTCGGACCTGCGCATGCCCGACATGGATGGCATCGCCGTGCTCAGCAAGGTGCGGGAGATGAGCCCGGACACGGTGCGCATCGTGCTCACTGGCTACGCGGACATCCAGATGGCCATGGCGGCGGTCAATGAAGGGAGCGTCTTCCGCTTCCTCACCAAGCCTTGCCCACCTGAACACCTGGCCAAGGCCCTGCAGGCAGCGCTGCAACAGTACCACCTGCAGCGCGCCGAACGGGAACTGCTGGAGCTCACCTTGCGCGGCGTGGTGGACGTCCTGAGCGAGGTCTTGGCGATGGTCAACCCGCTGGCGTTCAGCCAGAGCACCAGGCTCAAGCGCGTTGTGCGGCACATTGCGCAATCCCTTGGCCTGCAGGACCAGTGGCAGTATGAAGTTGCCGCTTCCCTCTCGCAGATAGGCTGCTTGGTGCTGCCGCAAGACTTGCTGGAGAAGGTGTATGCGGATCTGCCGCTCAGCGAGGAGGAGCGCGAGATGTATGCCTCGCGCACCATGGTGGCGCAAAAGCTCTTGCGGGCCATCCCTCGGCTGGAGAAGGTCACAGCCATGATCGCCCGCCAGGACGAACGCTTCCCGAAATGCAAAGAACTTGCGGAGCTCCTAAGCTCTGAGCCCGAGGTAGTGGGGGCGCAGATGATTAAGGTGGCCCTTGCTTTCGACAACAGACTCCTGGCTGGCGCCAGTCACGAGCAGGCCATTGGCGCCCTGGCCATGCAGGACGAAGACTACCAACCCTTGCTGGTCGCCACCCTCTTTTCCATGCCCTCGCTGCGCGTGGAGATGGAAGAGGTGTTCGTGCGGGTGCGCGACCTGAACACGACCATGGTGCTCGCCGAGGATGTGTTTACGCGCAATGGCCTCTTGCTTGCAAAAGATGGACAGGAAGTGAGTCTGGCTCTCCTGCATAGACTGCAGAACTTTGCCAAACGGATTGGCGTCAGGGAGCCAATCCGCGTGTTGGTGCCGAAGGTCAAAGAAGAGGTCACGGTGGATCGGGCGGAAAGGCAGGGGTATGGCGCATAA